GAATTGTGCCGATCACTCGGATCGGCACAATTCTATTTTTATATCGGTTGTCATACGTATGTCCCGATTGAAACTCGAAATAGGGGCCGTTCGGAGCGTTTTTCTGGCAACCACTCTACATACTCAAGACAATAAATTCTCGTTATCGATATGATCAGGACGAAAATAGTGGCCACCATCGGCCCATCCTCCAACACCCGGCCGAAATTGGAAGCAATGATCGACGCCGGGATGAACATCGCGCGGCTCAACTTCTCCCACGGCACATACGAGGAGCACGGGGAAGTCATCAATACCATCCGTTCCCTTTCCCGCACCATGAACAGGCCCATCGGTATTCTCCTGGACCTCCAGGGGCCCAAAATCCGCACCGGAACGCTAAGAGGCGGCCGCCCGGTAGAGCTGAAAAAAGGCGGCACCATCCGCATCACAACCCGGAAAATAGAAGGCACGGCGGAAATGGTTTCCACCACCTACACCCACCTGCCCAAGGACGTCAAAAAGGGGGACAGGATACTCATCGACGACGGCCTCATCGAGCTTATGGTCCTTTTTAAACGCAAAGACACTATCAAGTGTAAAATAATCAGCGGCGGGCTCCTGAAAGAACACAAGGGCATCAACCTGCCGGGCGTCGCCGTGTCCGCACCGTCGCTCACGGATAAAGACCGGCGGGATATCAATTTCGGCATCAAGGTAAGCGTAGACTATTTCGCCCTCTCCTTTGTAAGAAAGGCCGAAGATTTGAGGCAGGTCAAGCGGTTCATCAGACGCCAGGGGCATCATACGCCGGTTGTCGCCAAGATTGAAAAACCGGAGGCCCTGGACAATATGGACGCCATCCTCGAAGAGGCCGACGCCGTCATGGTTGCCAGGGGGGACCTCGGCGTCGAGCTCAATCCGGAACAGGTTCCCTGCGAGCAGAAGAAAGTCATCGCGGCCGCCGTCCGTGCCAACAAGCCGGTCATCACGGCCACGCAGATGCTGGAAAGCATGTGCACCAATCCGATACCGACGCGTGCCGAAGCCTCGGATGTCGCCAATGCCATTTTCGATGGGACGGACGCCGTCATGCTGTCCGGGGAAACGGCTTCAGGTCGATACCCGGTGCAGGCGGTGAGGATGATGGCAAAAATAGCGGCTCAGTCCGAAGGATCGAAATTCATGCGTTTCAACCTCCAGCATAAAAAGGACCCTACGGACCTGGTTCCCCAGGCGGTCGCCCAATCGGCCGTCAACATTCTCCAGGATCTAAAGGCCAAGGGAATCGTCGTTTTCACTTTTTCCGGCAGCACGGCCCAGCTGATCTCTCAAAAACGCCCCTCGAAACCCGTTTACGCCTTCACGCCCAGCCTTCGTGTCTACAACCGCCTGTCCCTCATGTGGGGCATCACCCCGCTGTACATCGCCAATATCGACAAAACCGACCGCCTTATCCAGGCCAGTGAAAACATCCTGATAGACAAGCGTATCGCCAGAAAAAATGACATCATCATCATCGTCATCGGTTTCGGCCTGAAAAAGGGCTCCACCAACGTCATCAAAATTCACCGGGTGGGTCGGGCCGACTGATTTTCCAACCGCCAAGCGATTTTCATTCCCCGTAAAAAGTACATTTAACCCGTAAGAATAAAAAAACTGCTTGACAGATCCAAATATGTGCCTTAGTCTTCGAGTGTACTATTTGACTAATACACTAAGAGGGGAGCAAACCACCAT
The genomic region above belongs to Deltaproteobacteria bacterium and contains:
- the pyk gene encoding pyruvate kinase, translated to MIRTKIVATIGPSSNTRPKLEAMIDAGMNIARLNFSHGTYEEHGEVINTIRSLSRTMNRPIGILLDLQGPKIRTGTLRGGRPVELKKGGTIRITTRKIEGTAEMVSTTYTHLPKDVKKGDRILIDDGLIELMVLFKRKDTIKCKIISGGLLKEHKGINLPGVAVSAPSLTDKDRRDINFGIKVSVDYFALSFVRKAEDLRQVKRFIRRQGHHTPVVAKIEKPEALDNMDAILEEADAVMVARGDLGVELNPEQVPCEQKKVIAAAVRANKPVITATQMLESMCTNPIPTRAEASDVANAIFDGTDAVMLSGETASGRYPVQAVRMMAKIAAQSEGSKFMRFNLQHKKDPTDLVPQAVAQSAVNILQDLKAKGIVVFTFSGSTAQLISQKRPSKPVYAFTPSLRVYNRLSLMWGITPLYIANIDKTDRLIQASENILIDKRIARKNDIIIIVIGFGLKKGSTNVIKIHRVGRAD